In a single window of the Elaeis guineensis isolate ETL-2024a chromosome 8, EG11, whole genome shotgun sequence genome:
- the LOC140859766 gene encoding uncharacterized protein: MKRMGLSGVDAYAKFYQNKSGEFVTEEARQRHEKMLELREQATREVGSDGDTGSQQVCLMTDDTILDTVLGRQLGSGHSMRSKKSRSSSSGWSDDTSVPEAVRTSMSMMQDQISYWMNHSQTLERIVAAVAGRLGIDASELAPLQSHDAASAPPSRHISGQGSTPGGGNEANESDHT; this comes from the exons atgaagaggatg ggactatccggagtcgacgcctatgctaaattctatcaaaacaagagtggcgagttcgtgaccgaggaggcgaggcagcgtcat gaaaaaatgttagaattgagagagcaggcgacgagggaggtgggatctgatggtgatactggatcgcagcaggtttgtttgatgacagatgatacgattttggataccgtcctcgggcggcagctaggatctggtcatagcatgcggtccaaaaaatcacgcaGTTCGTCATCCGGCTGGTCTGATGATAcatcggtgccagaggcagttaggacatccatgagcatgatgcaagatcagattagttactggatgaatcatagtcagacgctcgagaggatcgtagctgcggtggcgggacggctcggtattgatgcttctgagttagcacctctacagtcacatgatgccgcctctgcaccaccatcgcgacacatatcgggtcagggatcgacgcctggaggagggaacgaggccaatgagtcagatcatacttag